GTTATTACGAAAATGAATTTGAACAATTGCATCCTGCTAAATCAACCAAAGGCAACCGACAGTTTACAAAGAATGATATCGAAACATTGAAACTGATTTTTCAATTGATAAATGAAAATGGCTATACCATACCAGGTGCACGCAATTACCTTAAAGCCAATTATCAAACTGCACGTGCCAAGCAACAACAGCTAAATATATTGACCGAACTCAAACAGTTTTTGATTGATTTAAAAGGGCAGTTGTGATTGGCTTTATTCCAATATCAGCTGTTCTTTAAACTTTTAGTGGGACTGTCATAAAATAAAAAAAGTAGTAATATCATTTTTAGATAATTCTCTTAAACCAATGTGTTGTTCCCACTTAAGATTATTGTGCCAATCTTGTAAAGTTAAAAGCAATACAATTGAATAACTATCGCAAATGAAAAATTAATTTTATGCTCTGATACTACCCTTTTTTCTTATTATTGCATTCAAGACCACTTAAAGACCGCAACAATGACAACAATACAACAAATTTTTAAAAAAAGTTTGGTCTGTTTCTTTGCGTTTATTCTATTCAGCAATTTGCAAGCACAAATAAATTGTACGGTTACGGTGCTTGATACTACTCTTGCTGCATGCAATTCAACAAAGCTACGCTTTCAATTTTATAGTACATCACCTGATACCATAACCTTTAATGCATCACTTGAAAATGATTCTATTAGTTGTGCGGGTGCAGGTATTGCGCCTTTGTATTATAACCACGTTATTGATAGCAATGCTGCCTTTGTTGATACTGATACAGCGCAACAGAGCATTGTTTTTTTTATTGATAGTGGCATTAGCTGGATTGAACTGGACCTATACATTGATTGTAGTTTGTTTAGTATCTCGTCTGAAATAAATGTATTTCAAACATTATTTGCTGCTAATGATTCCATTACAGTTACTAATGGCGATAGCAATACATTCCTAATGCAAGGGGTTGATTTAATTTCGCTGCAACTGGATGGAAACAATACAGAGTTTTGTACCGCATATAGAGAACCGGCTATCTTAACGCATACTTATATTAATTTTGGAAAAGCGCAAGCTAACATAGCATTTAATGCTTTTGTTACTGACACCACTTACTGCAATACAGCCAGCCTGATTGCTATGGACTATAGCGTTGGAAGTGGAACATTTACAAGCTAAACTATGGGGTCAAGTGCAAGTATTACTATAGGGCAGAATGACACGCTAATCATACGCGAACATATTTTGAGAGACACGTGTTTAAATAGTCCTTGCGATAACAATTTTATTTTCAGTTATCATTGCAATAATTGGTTGGTTGATAGCAGCATCTTTTGTAGCAATTGTATCAAGGTTGATACTTCTCAGTATCGAATTACATCTTGCGATGTACCAAAGTTGAATTTAGTTAACCTGCATAACTCTAATTTATATAATCAAGAATTTAGTTGCTTCAACCGGAACAAAGTACAATGGCAATACAGGCTTACACATGACAGCACAAGTGTTGGAAGTATTGCGAAGCTATTAATTAATTTACATAATGGATTTCAAGATATAACCGGACCACTTTTACCTACAAGACTTTCGCTCATGCCGCTAAGTGATATAGCGTTGGATTGTAGGGGCTGTACTATTGACTCCGTAAGAACGCGAATAAATACGAACTCATTTTGCCAGGATAGCGTAAATGACAATGCAGAATTTTACTATGCTTACCTATATGACTTTGATAAATTGGATACCGTATTTATAAATTTTACAACCTATCGCTGTGCTGCCGAAGTTGATACGGCACTAATAAATAGCGATAAGATATTGAATGACCGATTGCTTGGGTATGAAATATACAGCCCTTGCGACTTTGTAACAAGGCCACCGCTACTTGGACTTGATGTAAATGTTGAGGGGGTAGTACAATTTAGAGACCTTAGCTACCGATATAACTTTATTCCATTGATTAATAATTTGCAAGTTGATACCAATGGAGTTGGAGATAGTACTGCGATGGAGATGCTCATGTTTAAGAGCCCATATAATAATGGCGTATATCAGTATTTAGGAGTAGATGGCACTATCACTAACATAGATAGTATGAACCCACAAGGTTGGTTGCGCATGCAACTAAATTGTGTGCAAGGCATAAAGCCTGCCCATGATTCAACGTATATAGTAAGGGTTATATCAGACACCAGCAGTATGGTTATTTATCCAAGCTTTTATTACAGCAATGCCTACGACAGTTGTGCCAACAACCAGAGTAATTATTATTTTGCATTAACCCCCAACATCTTACATGCGCTTATAGATGGAAAAATAAAAACAATATTATATGCGTGTTGCGATATTAAACCAGGCTCGCAAAAAGCGAGCATGAGCTTACACATACTGCCTAATCCCGATAGTTGCTTTACCTTGTTGCCAACCGATACCATAACACCGCCTATATTAAGCGATACGCTGCAAGCCTATATCCCTTTGGTAGGTGTAGAACAAGCATACCATGTACACTGTCCGGGTTGCAAGGCACCGGGCATTATTGTTGACGACTACAAATTAAGGCGCACTAACCTTGGCTTACGAGATAGCGATAATAATGGTGTGGCAGATAGTGGAGCTTTTTCAATAACTAAAGGCGATAGCTATTATAATGCAAATAAGAACTTGTTGCAATTGCACAACAGTGCCTTTGGCGATAAACTTGTAGAAACACAAATTGCACGCTTTAATGATGGCGTACCAAGCAAAGGCGGATATAGCTATCAACAGATGTTGGATTTAAATGCACCGCTCGATTATCTAAATTTTGCAACCTCAATTCCTGAAGCACTTGAAACAATGATATTAAAGGTAGAGGGATTTGATTTTTATATTGATAGTATAGACACAACCGCAATTGGTGCTTGCACCGATTGTGGATTAATGGAAGCTGATTCAGTTTATTTTCGTACTATATTAAAACTAAGTGCTGATACCAATATACTACACAGCTTTTTGCAAACCGATACCACGCAAAATTTATTCTTTTATACATTTAGTACTGATGCTAATAAAGATAGTAATTTATTATCAGGCCACAATTACATTACAACAAATAATTTTGATGGATTTTATCCTAACCAACGCTACCGCTTGCACGTGCGTTACGAAGTTTGCGGCACATTTGCAGCACCTGACAATCCGGGTAGCTTGGAGGATGTTTCGATAAAAGCAGATATAACCGCAGGCAGTTGGCTTACCGGAACGCAAATGACAATGAATGCACCATCTATTCATGGGCAAATGCCTAATGACACCATTGAGTTGCACGATACCTTATTTACTATATTGTATGCCGATACTCCGGCATATACTATCATAGATACAAATTTCACAAATCAATTTTTATTTTATTGTGAATGGAATGGCAGCTTGCATTACTTTTTTGCACAGCAAAATTATTTTGACAGGATTCCTACTCAGAGCCAAACAAGTTGTGGCTATAACTTAAAAATAATTGACAACCCTACCTTAGCAGGAAATTATTTAGATCCATATCCATATGAGTTTCATCCACCAGCATTCCGGTTACGTGATATCAAATTTTTGAATTTCCCCGGATATGTACCCGATAGTGTAGCGGCTGTGCGTGAATTAATTGTTGGTAATAGCACACATACAACTGATACACTTATGCTTGGTGTAACGCCTGTTGGCAATATGTGGTTAATTGACAACAATGTACCAACCAATCATTGCCTTACCGAAGATTCCATACCTTATACCGATAGTACCATTTGGTTTGTAAATGAATTGAGCTACAGAACGTATTACTACATACATTATCAACCAGACTCTTGCCAGAGGTGGCTTAACATAGACGATGGCTTACTATGCCAGGCCCAAGCGTTGGTTGACAGCCTGCCTTGCATGGCATTAGCCAATTGCGAAAATACTTTTGCCTTAACCCGGACACACAATTTTAATGACAGTACACAATCAAATTTATCGTGTGCAATTGATAACGCTGCAAATGATGTAGTAACAGGCACCAAATGTTGGCCTATCACATTTAATAACCAATACAAAATAGATATCCTCTATAGTGATACAACAGGTAATCAACAAATCTCAAGCGGAGCAGCCCCTTTTGTATATCTATACCCGATGGATACTACACACTTTACCGGGTTTTATTGGGTAAGTGGTACCGATACTGTATGGCCTGTACAAGGGGTATTGCAGATTAACCGGGCTTTAGGATTTGCAATTAATACTACAGCAAGCGGCACACTTTGTGCCAATTATACTACCTGCTATGATACAGCGGGATTGCACAGCACTCCC
This window of the Bacteroidota bacterium genome carries:
- a CDS encoding MerR family transcriptional regulator, with amino-acid sequence MPLKDKEIEKMFYSIGEVAEMFQVNTSLIRYYENEFEQLHPAKSTKGNRQFTKNDIETLKLIFQLINENGYTIPGARNYLKANYQTARAKQQQLNILTELKQFLIDLKGQL
- a CDS encoding DUF11 domain-containing protein, with product MGSSASITIGQNDTLIIREHILRDTCLNSPCDNNFIFSYHCNNWLVDSSIFCSNCIKVDTSQYRITSCDVPKLNLVNLHNSNLYNQEFSCFNRNKVQWQYRLTHDSTSVGSIAKLLINLHNGFQDITGPLLPTRLSLMPLSDIALDCRGCTIDSVRTRINTNSFCQDSVNDNAEFYYAYLYDFDKLDTVFINFTTYRCAAEVDTALINSDKILNDRLLGYEIYSPCDFVTRPPLLGLDVNVEGVVQFRDLSYRYNFIPLINNLQVDTNGVGDSTAMEMLMFKSPYNNGVYQYLGVDGTITNIDSMNPQGWLRMQLNCVQGIKPAHDSTYIVRVISDTSSMVIYPSFYYSNAYDSCANNQSNYYFALTPNILHALIDGKIKTILYACCDIKPGSQKASMSLHILPNPDSCFTLLPTDTITPPILSDTLQAYIPLVGVEQAYHVHCPGCKAPGIIVDDYKLRRTNLGLRDSDNNGVADSGAFSITKGDSYYNANKNLLQLHNSAFGDKLVETQIARFNDGVPSKGGYSYQQMLDLNAPLDYLNFATSIPEALETMILKVEGFDFYIDSIDTTAIGACTDCGLMEADSVYFRTILKLSADTNILHSFLQTDTTQNLFFYTFSTDANKDSNLLSGHNYITTNNFDGFYPNQRYRLHVRYEVCGTFAAPDNPGSLEDVSIKADITAGSWLTGTQMTMNAPSIHGQMPNDTIELHDTLFTILYADTPAYTIIDTNFTNQFLFYCEWNGSLHYFFAQQNYFDRIPTQSQTSCGYNLKIIDNPTLAGNYLDPYPYEFHPPAFRLRDIKFLNFPGYVPDSVAAVRELIVGNSTHTTDTLMLGVTPVGNMWLIDNNVPTNHCLTEDSIPYTDSTIWFVNELSYRTYYYIHYQPDSCQRWLNIDDGLLCQAQALVDSLPCMALANCENTFALTRTHNFNDSTQSNLSCAIDNAANDVVTGTKCWPITFNNQYKIDILYSDTTGNQQISSGAAPFVYLYPMDTTHFTGFYWVSGTDTVWPVQGVLQINRALGFAINTTASGTLCANYTTCYDTAGLHSTPIAWGYDCYGWPTANTVATSCGYHIDTLFSYVYDGDLNAEYTDSLYYGKCTPFTQSVAFSTASNACLHVDSVTLNNIPQGFNITNVVAYTATDTVLLQGNATSFMIGDSIMHLLGYADSLLCDTTLNISLTYELACAPAPTNNRIRVTLHTHTPCGDYVFEESGGGYFFYNGTNNCTDCFTITKMASTANINAYDTITYTITVTSNNGSTQLVVVSDSLPPNFTVLLPNHLPDTLIMAAQDSVTYTVQGYFTQTGNCPYTYNFASITNGNVILNDSVCVEVNPMYMTDTTFTIENQSVSSSLPSNYFINSSLYINGTLIIDNSATFDNCNIYVSAGGQIIIDVGNSLNISNTTIQACDSM